The following DNA comes from Quercus robur chromosome 1, dhQueRobu3.1, whole genome shotgun sequence.
TAGAATTAGTAGTTAGTTGTCTAGGAATACCAGAATTGTTACAAATAGCTAACAACTGAAGTGTATAAAGGGGAACAAGGATCTCAATAATGGAATCATTGAAGAACTAACCCAAACCAGTACCTAATCTCTCTAATTCCCTATCTCATCTTTTCCACACTTCTTGGAGGCTGGGTTGGCCTCGAATTCAACCCAAACTATCTTCTTTTACTTCTTAATCCTTAGAAAGATCTTAATGAAAAGTACAAAGAATTGATTAAGAGACTACACATCTTGGGCACCAAGTGGAATTAGGGTAAAGGTAGAAGGTTTCCTAAAATTGAccttctattttgttttttagaatcATCACATTAAGGTATGTTTTGTATTCTTTGTTGTAGAATTAAAATTGTATGTTATCTCTCATAAATAAATTAGATCCTTGTGTTTGCTTCTGCAATTTTGTTGTATGTAATGCAAAACTATGTTTTTCAATAGATAATGAATAACACTATTGATGACTTTGATTGGAGTGAAAATAGGGAAGATAGAAAATGGAGTAGataaaataagagaaatttTAGCTGGGAAGGGTGTTTGATTAGAGTGATTTGGGGGGAGAGAAAATGTTGGGTTCGGTTTTTTTCCCCTGGGCCTACCACTTTTTAGCCCTCCAAATCGGAGAGAAAATGGGGAGGAGAAAAGGTTGGTTGGCCcaccaatcttttttttttcttttctttctttttatgggttatttattaaattttttacttgcttattttattccaaaataataattttttttttcatttataaaatatttgtataaaaaaattcatgtaaTAGGAGCATgagagagtaaatttatacaaactctatTTTCTATTCCCCACATTTCCATTCtctaaccaaacacaaataatTAGAACTAAAATCTCTTTTATCTCCCTACTTTTCCATCATCTattccattttctatcctcccacttttctatcttCAACCAAACGAACCATATGTGTTAAATGACATTCCTTTATAAAATCGGATTTTCTAATCCAAACTTAAATAACTTGGTTTGCCTTAATATCCTAATTAAATGAGTTAGAATACTCTTGGTTTGCCTTAATCTCTCAATTAAATGGTTAAgttttgatggttgaataagtgATCTGAGATTAAATCACTGTTTATAcaaaaaaccgattggtgtcttgatctgatgctaaagagctatcattagcAGATGTCGTAGGctaaaattctctaaaaaaaaaggttaagcTTTGAACTAATGGgcctataaaattaaatttaaaatttgctCATTTTATCTTAAACTCTCAATTAAATGAGTGAGAGTAGATTCAGTGGCTTGACTCTTGACACTGagaaattattaagtccactAGAAGGACTATTGAAGTGGTCTTTATAGTCTTTCTAACCAATAAAACGCTTCTATTTATGCAAATGTGATATCATCtagtgaattttaatttttgtgctgGTTAGGATTCTAACTCACATACTTGcataaatgaaattatttcatTGGTTGGGAGGACTATTTCAGCAATCCTCCCAGtgaacctaataatttctcattaAGACGtttttatcaattgaaaaatCACTAGATATTCCCAAAATACAGTGACATAATATTTCCTTATTTTGGATGATTTTAATTAGTAACATCCTTAATTACGTGAGAGAGAAAATACTACGTCACTATCATTCTAGATAACTGGATAATTACTATTGTAACCATAAGTGAGAGGTTTCTTGTGATGCATTTATGATGCTATGCTGACTATTAACCAAGTTCTGATCCAGGTATCAGTTATTCAGTTGGCTTGCAGGAGGGTCCAATGGTGTTCCAAAGTGTAGTCCTTTTTCTCTTCATGTCCTCACTCATTTTCTCTTCAACCATCACCACTGCCATTGCTGCCTTGCCAAAACAACAAGAGCTAGATCGAATTTCAGCACTGCCTGGACAGCCACCagtaacattttctcaattttctggCTACGTTACGGTCAACGAGCAACCTGGACGAGCTCTCTTCTACTGGTTGACAGAAGCCACTGCTTTTCCAGAAAAGAAACCTCTTGTTCTTTGGTTCAACGGAGGTTAGTTTAgcttctttctcactttttatctttaatttcCACCGACTACTCTTCTCCTGTAATTCTAGGGTGCTAGTCTAGCTCTACTAGGAATGAGTTACAATGTATCCATCTTGATAGCACTCTTCACAACATTTATATAGGAAGCATGAATTACAtagggttttttctttctttctcttttggaAAACATTAAAAGTAGAACTTCAGAAAAACATTCCATTCGAAGCAAGAACAAGAATTAATTAGAAGCCATGAATTAATAAGCATTCAGAAATCACAAATGGTGACGATGATAAGTTTCTTTCATTAAAGAAgaacaattcaaaaaaatgagtttaaagAATACAACAATTTTAACCAACTTTTGcacaattgatttaaaatgACATATGATGTGATTGATGATGTTAATAGTGAATTTATATGAAAGtgatattatattaattataataatttgcCATATGTGAAAAATGACTATGAAAACTATTGCCTCCTAACATTACTTACTATAAAAGTTGTTACTATCTACTTGTGTTTAAATAGTTGAAATCAAcatcaataacaataaaacgTGTCACTATCTAATTGTGTTTAAATAATGGAGACCGACATCagaattaatataaaaatatatagcatAATAACAATTATTAATGAAAAGGGTTAGacccttttgtagttgtattctgattatgtaatgtattacAAACCCgatttaaaacactaatattactatttttgtatgtgttctaataagtgttactgtttactaaaaaaagaggggggggggaaGGTTATAACCTCATAGATGAGGTGCTTCAATGTGGATTACTAAGGAgacaaataatatatttgtgaaAAGGTTGCACACAACTACAGATACTCataaatagtatatatatatatatatatatatttttttttttaaataaaaaattagaagggTTATACAGATATTATGTAGTGAAATTCTAAACTAAGTACCCGGTACATATTTTGTTATCCCTCATGTGAAATGTTAACAAATGCTTTAAGGAAATTAGTTTGGACAAAGTTTGACAAATTCaacattggattacatctttttcttataacctccatgcttgcaaaatttttagaaaattaaaaattaatagctatgtcttcaataaattgtttaaattacaagattttgtagtttaaaattatgtataaaatacaaacttatagatcatatagtaaataatatctaattgacacaaaatttgacatatgtattaagagagtaaagaaaatacaattcaacgattagattttcaaaatatgttgtaatttttattttattaaggttgtagcctaagactataaccaattttgtaactaaactttatccaaaTATTAATTATACATTATGTAATTGTGCAGGGCCAGGTTGTTCATCGGTGGCATTTGGAGCATCAGAGGAAATTGGGCCATTTAGGATTAACAAGACTGGTTTATCACTTTATCTCAATGAATATTCATGGAATAGAGGTAACAACCACTattcaaataattaatattcAGCAAGTTGGTGAACCCTTATCTTTGCAAATTTGTGGTTAAAATCTATCATGTGTTTACTTTTTATGTTTACAGAAGcaaatcttttatttcttgaaTCGCCGGCTGGTGTTGGTTTTTCGTACACAAATACAAGATCCGACCTTAATAATTCCGGAGATAAACGGACTGGTACTAGATTAtgatgattttattattattattattattattattattattattattattagattacCATAAGATTATGTTGTAAGTGAATCCTATGCATTACCAATTTTGTGACACAGCTGAGGATGCTTTAGTATTTCTAACTAGATGGATGTCAAGATTTCCACAATACAAACATCGAGAATTCTACATTGCTGGGGAGAGCTATGctggtatgtgtgtgtatatatatatatttgcaacaaacaactaataacttattattacaCAATTATGAGTAATTCTAAATAATCATAAGCTaatcttttcattctttttatagGGCATTTTGTTCCCCAGTTGGCAGAGAAAATTGTAGAATATAATAAGGCACTCTCGCAACCTATCCTCAACCTTAAAGGATTTATAGTAAGTAATACATAATTAACACAAATTTGAACACCAAGTTTGATCAtaactctaattaaaaaatttcaatcaaattatGCAGGTGGGAAATGCAGTTTTTGATTATTACTATGACGAAATTGGAACAATAGAATATTGGTGGAGCCATTCAATGATATCTGATACAAGATATCGATCAGTTCTCAAGAATTGCGATTTCAAGGTGGTAGAAAGTGAAAGACCACAACCATGTAAACAAGCAATGTACCATGCCACTACGGAGCTTGGAAACATAGATCAATACAGTATTTATACACCAACTTGCTTGGCATCGCATGATAATACCATGAGCCCTATAAGGTTCAAAAATACTCTATTGCGTCGAAGGCTTTCTGAGTACGATCCATGTAGTGCAAATTATGCTGAGAAGTATTATAATCGGCCGGAAGTACAAAAGGCAATGCATGCAAATGTTAATGGAATTCTTCGCAACTGGACTGTTTGCAGGTTTACTATTTAATGAgtcaataatttttgtttatgtatttactttttaataatcCAATAATTGGGAAAGAGTGATTTGAACGTGAACATCTTCattagaaacattaaaaaaatatcaattgacCTATAAGGCTGTTAactttgtttgtttctaaaattgaaaacataatcCTAGGCGTTTGATGATGCATCTGATTCCTATATATACTTTTCTATTGTGTAGTGAAGTTCTCGGAATCGGACCAGGCAAAATTTGGACAGATTCTGAATTTTCTATGTTGCCAACATACAAGAAGTTGTTTACAGCTGGTTTACGAATCTGGGTTTTCAGGTAAAAGTTTTTAAATGCTGAGGATAAcaatttttctaattaattaaaGTACTATCGGTTTTATACTAACATTACTTGTATTAATACACATTACAATACTGGTAAGTAATTTTTGGCTGGTGACTTGGATTGGGCTACGTACAACTACAAGTGGCAAGACAACATTGAGACACTACAACAATGAACAAAAAGACTATACTTGAGAAAACCTGTGTGAATAAATTTTTGACACGACCCAACAAATAAGAAGAACAATTCTCTAACCTGCTCTTTGATTCAATAACATGCGCACTGTAAAAAGAAGCACTCTACTAGAACTTGTAGGCCTCTGAGTCTCTGAGCAATTTAAAGTCATTGATAGTGATATGGACAATATCCTTACGTAGTCCAATAATACTTATCCTTTTGTTGAAAATCAATTTCACAATGTCTACTCACAGAAACATCCCAATGAAAAATTTTcaccatttcttttctttttcaccatAACATTTGGAAAAGGTTTAAGATAACAAAATTTATCACAACTTCTTGTCATAACTGCAATGTGGCAGAATAtgagttgtgaaaaaaaaattgtaggttTATGTGAAAGCAACCGATAATCAATTACAATCTGGTAGATaagataattgttttttttttttttttttttttaattagattctaGAATTACTTTAACATTAGTGTTGGTAGAAGTTCTTCTTTTGCAGTCAGCGACTCCTTCACTTTTAGATTTCATCTCTTGATTTGGAAGGCCCTATATATGCATAATGAGCATAACCTTGGGCTTGCCTAGCCATCTTCCTTGTAGACTTCTTGGTGTATTAAACTTCAAATTTGTAGCCAGAGTCCTTTAGcaacaatttatattttgaacaacTTGAGATTGAATGCTTTATCCTAATTAtgagagaatttttttataaattatcacTCTGTAGTCTATACTCAATATGTTGCTCTCACATGctgatgcaaatttttttaaattttttttataaaatcttacATGCATATTATGATCATCTGTGTTTGCCTCCCATGCATTGTTGATTActtattgtttttagtttaaagCTTTTGTTTATAAACATGGTCAATTCCATatcgaaacaaacaaaataagcatagtaaatattctaatttttaagGCAATTGCCCCTATGTTGATGAGAAGATTAATGAGCAGTGTAATTGCAAttgtttttgatttgaaaagtaATAAAGAAGTATAAACAACGAGAAAGATCTAATTTTTAAAGGCCATTGCTTCTATGTTGATGCAGTGGGGACACAGATGCAGTAGTTCCAGTGACTGCCACTAGGCTATCCCTCAGCCATCTCAATCTCACCATTAAAACTCTGTGGTATCCATGGAACGAAGATGATCAggtaattaaacacaatttcttaccaaaaatcaatcaaaacctCCAACacactaacaaaaatatatagataagtAGATAAAAATACTCACAAAGAAATGTTATATTAATCTGAAAATTAAACTTCTTTTATAGGTAGGAGGATGGACAGAGGTCTACGATCAGTTAACTTTTGCTACAGTGAGAGGGGCTGGCCACGAGGTTCCACTATTTCAACCCAAGCGAGTACTCATtcttttcaaatcttttttgGCAGGGAAGGAATTGCCAATTTTACCTGGATATGAGAATATAGATTATTGATTATGGAATTGCCAAAATTACCTGGATATTATAACTaaagaaaattgattatctttGAGCAATTGATTGAGTGTAATTGTTTCATGATTTGTATTGATATATTACAAATCCAAAATTAGTGTCTCTACATATGGAACaagatcctctccatttcaagtcacaaatccaataaataaaatcttaactGTGGCATTTTTACCAATGGCTTCTCTATGTTGCATGCCATTTAGAAACCAATTGAGTAACCCAATTCAATCCTTAATTAAGGACCAAAAgcatatttaatttttctttaaagacATTTCACATATTATgaaaaaaacacattactaGCACCCGGAAAATGAATGACAATTTCAACAACAAATCTAACCGAATGAAGGAAAAGACATCCTTAGAACATTTCTGGATTCAAGGTCATAGTACAAGCAAGTAGCCCTGCCTTGGTTTGTAATCGTATACAAAATTGAAGTGCATCTCAGATAACAGTATGAGATGAAGAAATAATTACTTTGAACCCTCACCAATGCCTGGAGGCATTCCCAAGCTCTGAGCAAGATCACTCATCCTCTCCTTCATggcctaaaaaatataaaagctgAGACTTTCGGTTTTATGGCAATTGGCAAAGGTGAAAGTCAGAGTTTCGAATACAAAAAACTGGAAATTCTCATGACCTGGACACTCTTCTGATGTGCATCCTTGTATGCCTCAGTAACTAAAAGTGAAAGTTTCTGCACATAGTATCCCATATAGTATCCCATCCATTACTGTAATCAGAACCCCAAACCAATTGGACACTCTAAATTATTTCCTACATCCTTTGAAGATTCTTCACAATTGGAAGGGTGATGAAACCGCATAATAACCAATTAAatagttttcttcttttctaaaTATATTTCCAACCTATGCAGTCTATGACAATTGGATCATTACATAGGCATGTTTTTTAGCCTAAACATCAAATGGTTGAGCATCATTAGATAgttatcaagattttttttttgaagtgttaCACTGAGTAATTTTTACTAAAGGGAAAATctaaaggatattgacaaggtCAAATTCCACTTTCTGCAAACCTCCACCACAATAAAAGGAGCCCGCTAGGGTGAGGGAAAGGCCAGTCGAGCCAGGCCATCAAACCAAACCAGAAATTTCCCCTAACTCTAATTCAATGACCAGAAATTTTACCAgctagttgagctaattgggACTCACTTGCaagtaatttatcaaaaatcataaaacaaactagctcttttgggttttttttttcctgtaattGCATCAAGAATGCAAGTTCTAAATTGGTTGGATTTAAATTAGTTTAGGTAAGATGCATATCTAGATATGTTATTATAACTATACGTCTATACTATAATTGAAATGAAATCCTACCTATGATATAATGTAACCAAATTTCAACATTTTTGGATACTcaaattccattatcttttcaACTAGGAGATGAAAGtctattttttatggttttcttTCTGGCTGGACCTTACATCAACAAATTTTTATGCAATGCAAAATCATTCCCATATTAATGTGATAGAAATGTGTGTGCGTGCATGTGTGCAGGTATGTGCTTGTAGAATTTTTCATCCCTTTTTATGAAGCTTTTTGTTGATGTATGGTAACTTTAGATCAAGTCATTTTGACCTCATgatatttgaaggaaaaaattgtcaaacagACTATTTCTAGGAAAAAATTAGGTGCGTGGCACgtgttcaaagttatttagtaagttagactgtttttgaaagtcgagtttggcaaactcgactttggCCTGGAAAACAAacactatagtggcgtttttttagTGGCTATAGCAGCGTTTATGCCACTATAGggaacctatagtggcgtttttgacAAATGCCACtaaaaaaaatgccactatTGTCTCTGTATTCCagcccaaagtcgagtttggcaaactcgattttcaaaaacagtctaactaactaaataagtttgtaCGCGTGCTGTCCGGCTaaaatttttcagaattttcactgtttggcaaattttgccttGATATTCAAGTCTTTTGAGTGATTTAAATGAAAAACATCAAGTTGCAGCacagaacaacaacaaaaaattacctATACTTCCTTTGTCATGCCATTTGGAGGCCTAAATTAGATTTTAACGAGTCCATATAATAATAGGTATGTTTagtttaattgatttatttgaTACAATGTAGGTCCTAAAGTTGACCGGTTAGCAACAATGACTGGAAAGTATAAGGTATATTTGGTAATGGGTGTGATAGGGATGGATATACACTCTACTGTATTGTCCTGTTCTTTGATTCTCAAGGTCGTTTACCTGGGAAAGCATCAGAAACTTGTGCCAACAATAATGGAGTGTATTATTTGGGGATTTGGAGATGGATCGACAATTCCAGTCTTTGAAACTCCAATTGGAAAATTCGGTGCTGTCATTTGTTGGGAAAACAGAATGCCTCTTCTAAGAACAGCCATGTAATCTAAAGGTTAGTAATCTTTGATGCTTAATGCAACTCACATTAATAAGAACACtatctcaatttttttcaagCTGCTTTTTAACCCTTTCTTTACCTTCCTATCAGTTGTGaactaatataatattttggcTAAATTGGTATCAGACCCGGAGCATAAGATTTCAAGAAAGTTGTAGGCCACCCTGGTGGTCCAATGAAGCATGGTATTTacaaccctctctctctctctctctctctctctctctctctctctctctctctctctctctctctctctctctctctct
Coding sequences within:
- the LOC126713667 gene encoding serine carboxypeptidase 24-like; translation: MVFQSVVLFLFMSSLIFSSTITTAIAALPKQQELDRISALPGQPPVTFSQFSGYVTVNEQPGRALFYWLTEATAFPEKKPLVLWFNGVVTKLYPNINYTLCNCAGPGCSSVAFGASEEIGPFRINKTGLSLYLNEYSWNREANLLFLESPAGVGFSYTNTRSDLNNSGDKRTAEDALVFLTRWMSRFPQYKHREFYIAGESYAGHFVPQLAEKIVEYNKALSQPILNLKGFIVGNAVFDYYYDEIGTIEYWWSHSMISDTRYRSVLKNCDFKVVESERPQPCKQAMYHATTELGNIDQYSIYTPTCLASHDNTMSPIRFKNTLLRRRLSEYDPCSANYAEKYYNRPEVQKAMHANVNGILRNWTVCSEVLGIGPGKIWTDSEFSMLPTYKKLFTAGLRIWVFSGDTDAVVPVTATRLSLSHLNLTIKTLWYPWNEDDQVGGWTEVYDQLTFATVRGAGHEVPLFQPKRVLILFKSFLAGKELPILPGYENIDY